From the Paenibacillus sp. R14(2021) genome, the window AATATTGAAAATGAAAGAATGGCCGATCCACTAGAATGTGAAAAACAACGACAGTGACCAGATAAAGAACCGTATAAACACCAGAATAGGCGATGCTTCGCTTAAGCGGGGTAAATCCAAGCCGCTTAAAATAGACATGCACAATGGAGCATACCAACATGATCAAGGCCCAGCCGCCGATGGCGGGAAGCCAATTTCCGCTTGAGTACAACCTCATGACCAAGGCAAAACCGCCGGTAATTAAACCTGAAATCGGTCCCAGATAAGCATACATCAAAATAACAGGCGCATAACGCAGATCGTATACATAGCCTTGCTGCTTAACGGACAATAAAACCAGAAGCACAGAAACGACACCAGCATAGAGACCCGCCCAAATACGCTGATGCTGCAGGGGCTTGAGATTCATGAACGAGCGAATGACCATAGGAGCGTTAACAAATAGGGAGAAAATGGATAGATTGACAATGTAATCGAAAAGATACAACCGTCATCACCTACAACTAATAGTCTAAGGAATACCCTCCATTATAGCGTACAAAAATGACAAATTCTACATGACCTTCCAGCCAGGTGAAAATGCGGCGCAGAGTTCAAGACCCTGCTGCCGCCTTTTCGCTCGCACATTCGCTGTCGGACGCTCCTTGCTGGCTTAATGCGTTAGAATTCCCGAATTCATTGGGCCACATGTCTTAATTCGACGCGCAGCTTGTCACATGATGGCTACGACCTGTACAAGGATCCCGCCGCTGTGAGCGGCCCGTCCGTTCATGTTTTTTTTGCATTTTACAAGCTTGTTCGAGATGTTTCGAGTACTAGTTCGCCGTCTTCATTAATACGCTTAGGGTATGCCACGAGATCGTTGTTTTTCAAGAATCGACGACAAACGCCTAAATAGATAGAAGGGCAGGAGAACAATATGGCGGTTTCATATATGGATTATTCGTCGCCGAATGTGCAGTTCACCTACGATTTGAAGAACAACAATTTCTTCACGAAGGATTCGCGCAATCTGATAAACGCACTTGGCATCGCACAGCTGAACACCCTTGGCAACGTGTCGCTGCTCGACATCTTCCTAAGCACGGGCAATGTCATTGAGCCTCATATCCACCAGAATGCTTCCGAGCTCGTCTATTGCATTACAGGTGCGGCCGTGGTTTCCCTTATCAATCCGTTTACGAAGCAATTGTTGAACTTCGCGATCCAGCCCGGCCAAGTGGCGAATGTCCCTCAAGGCTGGTGGCACTACGAAATCGCATCAGTCGACAACACGCATCTGCTGGCTATATTCGACGCGCCGACGCCGGAGTTTATTCCAGGCTCCGATCTTCTCCGCTTAACGCCGGCAAGCGTCTACGCGCATACGTACTGCCTCGACGAGGTAACATGGAAAGAAGCCGTCGCGCCGATTACGAATACGGTCGTTATCGGACCACCTCTCGGCTGCAAGCCTGGTCAAGTCGCCGGAGCGGCTGCCGCTCCGCAGTACGCAGGCTATAAACAAGGCCATGCTACGATGACCGCTCCTGCGCAAGGGAGCGCTCCTTCCTTCAATAGTGCTCCTTACCCGAATAAGTCCTACGGCCACAGAGAACAGCATGCAAACAGCTACCCTCCCTATCCTCCGCCGGGTATCGGCAATGGATGGAATTACCGAAACTCTTAGCGACGGCTGCGAATTTCTGCTCGTATTCGACGACGGCAGCTTCTCCGACCTGAACACCTTGTCCATATCGGATTGGTTCGCCCATACGCCGAAGGACGTTCTTGCGGCGAACTTCGGTGTTCCGATCTCTGCATTCAACGGCATTCCCACAGAGCAGGTGTACATTTATCAGGACCAAGTGCCGGGCTCGATCGAAAGCCAGGAGGTTCAATCGCCCTATGGCACCATACCGCTCTCGTTCAAGCACTCTCTTCTTTCGCAGGAACCGCTCGTCACGCCCGGAGGCACTGTCCGAATAGCCGACTCCAGCAATTTCCCTATCGCCAAAACAATCGCAGCGGCGCTCGTCGAGATCAAGCCCGGCGCGATGCGCGAGCTGCATTGGCATCCCAATAACGACGAATGGCAGTATTATCTCTCCGGCCAAGGCCGCATGACGGTATTCGGCGGGAACGGGGTTGCCAGAACATTCAACTATCGTGCCGGCGACGTCGGATACGTGCCGTTCGCAATGGGGCATTACGTACAGAACACGGGCACGGATACCCTCTGGTTCCTGGAAATGTTCAAAGCGCCGCGCTTTGAAGACATCTCGCTCAACCAATGGATCGCGCTCACCCCGTATCAGCTCGTGAGGTCCAACCTGAACGCTTCGCCGGAGCTGATGAAATCGTTGCGGAAAGTAAAATGGTCGGTTGTCAAATATTATATTGTCGCCTGAAAATCAGGCTAAAGAAAGCGATGCATGAGGGTGCATCGTTTTTTGGTGTTCACACGAAGCACATTAGGATTGCGTTCAAGCCTCGTTCAATTCCTAAAAGTTCGATTAAAACACAAATGACCCACAAGACGGTTACTTTTTTCAAAGTGTCCATCTTACGGGCCATAGTTCGTTTGCGGATGGTATCAGCTGTGCTACTACCCCTTATTCCAATTTTTCCTTACCTGCGTGACTACGAACAGAATCGGGATATATCCATAAATAAAATAAAGTCCGACGTCTGAATAAACCTCGGAAGTCCATCGAAATATGGTATGGTCCTTTAGAAAATATTCTAATATCAGAAATCCGACCAGAAAAGCAAGCAAGCTCACGCGCGGTTTGATCTGAAAAACGGTTTTCATTCCACGGCATGCACTCCATAAGCTTAAAGATATGCCTGATAAATTTTTTAGCAACCACAAGGAAATCGCTAGATATTCTACTCTCTGGAACACAGGTCCCTCAATTATCTTGAGCATATTAAGCGTTGGCCAAGAGATTTCGCGCAGCTGCCCTTCACTGAAATACATAAACGTTATAATTATTATCATCAAATACAATAATGTAACGAAAAGTACCATCAAATGTGCCCATTTTTGAGACTTTGCCGGTGATTTAATGAATGGGTAAAAGAATAGAAGAGCTTCAAATCCCAGGAATTGATATAGCATGCTTTTAGAAGAGAGCAATATGTCGGTTATTGAATGGTTAAAAAGAGGGAACAAGTTTAACGGATGCGTATACGGCAAAACTGACAAATTCTCAGGAATTATAAAAATAAGCGCCATTAGGAATCCCAAAAAACTTAGTCCGGTAACGGCCCGAAACCCGCCTGAAACGGTATAGTATATAAACGACACCAAAATGGTGCTTATGAGTAAAATTTTTATCGATGGAAACACCCAGACTTGAATAACTTCAATATAGGCTTCGAATTCAATATAAGCTCCGAAAAAAAAATAAAGAACGATTGCGAAATTGATTATGTTCCCTGCAATTTTCCCGAAACAAGTCTTGTTGATTGCAGTTACATCTAGACCTTCTTGATTGGAACGTAAAATTTTATAAATCATCCATACGATTAATTGAATGCTAATCCCTACTAAAACAACAGAAATATAAGCATTATATCCGGCATGTTCGGCCACTTCTCGTTGGAAATTCAGAACTCCGACCCCGACCATACTGACATACATTAGAGGAACGATTAAGAAGGGAGATATTAAGTATTTTTCGTCAACAGCATTTTTCATATACGAAACACCTCACTAAACTGTACTTCCAGACATCATTCAAGCATTACC encodes:
- a CDS encoding cupin domain-containing protein; amino-acid sequence: MAVSYMDYSSPNVQFTYDLKNNNFFTKDSRNLINALGIAQLNTLGNVSLLDIFLSTGNVIEPHIHQNASELVYCITGAAVVSLINPFTKQLLNFAIQPGQVANVPQGWWHYEIASVDNTHLLAIFDAPTPEFIPGSDLLRLTPASVYAHTYCLDEVTWKEAVAPITNTVVIGPPLGCKPGQVAGAAAAPQYAGYKQGHATMTAPAQGSAPSFNSAPYPNKSYGHREQHANSYPPYPPPGIGNGWNYRNS
- a CDS encoding GerAB/ArcD/ProY family transporter, which translates into the protein MKNAVDEKYLISPFLIVPLMYVSMVGVGVLNFQREVAEHAGYNAYISVVLVGISIQLIVWMIYKILRSNQEGLDVTAINKTCFGKIAGNIINFAIVLYFFFGAYIEFEAYIEVIQVWVFPSIKILLISTILVSFIYYTVSGGFRAVTGLSFLGFLMALIFIIPENLSVLPYTHPLNLFPLFNHSITDILLSSKSMLYQFLGFEALLFFYPFIKSPAKSQKWAHLMVLFVTLLYLMIIIITFMYFSEGQLREISWPTLNMLKIIEGPVFQRVEYLAISLWLLKNLSGISLSLWSACRGMKTVFQIKPRVSLLAFLVGFLILEYFLKDHTIFRWTSEVYSDVGLYFIYGYIPILFVVTQVRKNWNKG